A window of the Lolium perenne isolate Kyuss_39 chromosome 7, Kyuss_2.0, whole genome shotgun sequence genome harbors these coding sequences:
- the LOC127313843 gene encoding xyloglucan galactosyltransferase KATAMARI1 homolog produces MKRLSVMAERDGADGKQSAERSAVARPSRVVYVVFLATMFWGVIFLLHDHHDCTSSDNAAFFSQIKKLGQLGLPADKCAGRYVYMYDLPPRFNADLVRGCREVMCKQMANGGFGAPITEAEGGGALPGRGAYDTDQFMLALIFHARMKRHECLTSDPAAAAAVFVPFYSGLDVERFLYLDQENPDVAAMDALPRDLVEWLLARPEWRVMGGRDHFMVAGRIIWDFLREPGFTGRGGNSLLTFPAIRNLTVLGAEASPWHGIDFGVPYPSHFHFSSDADVAGWQGRMRRAERKWLWGFAGASRPSSKKTVRSQIIEQCGRSSRCAMFGRTTTAYTPGRTMKLLESAEFCVQPRGDSFTRKSTFDSILAGCIPVFFHPVSAYLQYIWHLPRDYRSYSVLINHGDVENKNASIEDVLARIPPAKVAQMREQVIRLIPTVMYRDPAAKGVTLKDAFDIAVDAVIRRVDKRRQAAAEGREYQDSFDGGNSWKHDLQENGDKDIGPHEFDPYF; encoded by the coding sequence ATGAAGCGTTTGTCTGTGATGGCGGAGAGGGATGGCGCCGACGGCAAGCAATCCGCCGAGAGATCCGCCGTCGCCCGGCCGTCTCGGGTCGTGTACGTGGTATTTCTCGCCACCATGTTCTGGGGCGTCATATTCCTCCTCCACGACCACCACGACTGCACCAGCTCGGACAACGCAGCCTTCTTCTCCCAGATCAAGAAGCTCGGCCAGTTGGGGCTCCCGGCCGACAAGTGCGCCGGCCGGTACGTGTACATGTACGACCTGCCGCCACGGTTCAACGCCGACCTCGTCCGCGGCTGCCGCGAGGTAATGTGCAAACAAATGGCCAACGGTGGATTCGGCGCGCCCATCACAGAGGCAGAGGGCGGCGGCGCGCTTCCTGGGAGGGGAGCCTACGACACCGACCAGTTCATGCTGGCCTTGATCTTCCACGCCCGGATGAAGCGGCACGAGTGCCTGACGTccgaccccgccgccgccgccgccgtgttCGTCCCGTTCTACTCCGGGCTGGACGTGGAGAGGTTCCTGTACTTGGACCAGGAGAACCCCGACGTCGCGGCCATGGACGCCCTGCCGCGCGACCTCGTGGAGTGGCTCCTTGCGCGGCCGGAGTGGCGCGTCATGGGCGGGCGCGACCACTTCATGGTCGCCGGCCGCATCATCTGGGACTTCCTCCGCGAGCCCGGTTTCACCGGCAGGGGTGGCAACTCCCTCCTGACCTTCCCCGCGATCCGCAACCTCACGGTGCTCGGCGCGGAGGCCAGCCCGTGGCACGGCATCGACTTCGGTGTGCCATACCCGTCGCACTTCCACTTCTCCTCCGACGCCGACGTCGCCGGCTGGCAGGGCCGCATGCGGCGGGCGGAGCGCAAGTGGCTCTGGGGCTTCGCAGGCGCCTCCCGCCCCAGCAGCAAGAAGACCGTGCGCTCCCAGATCATCGAGCAGTGCGGCAGGTCCAGCCGCTGCGCCATGTTCGGGAGGACTACAACAGCATACACGCCGGGCCGGACCATGAAGCTGCTGGAGAGCGCCGAGTTCTGCGTTCAGCCGCGCGGGGACTCCTTCACGCGCAAGTCCACCTTCGACAGCATCCTCGCCGGGTGCATCCCGGTGTTCTTCCACCCCGTCTCCGCCTACCTCCAGTACATCTGGCACCTGCCCAGGGACTACAGGAGCTACTCGGTGTTAATCAACCACGGCGACGTCGAAAACAAGAACGCCAGCATCGAAGATGTGCTCGCAAGGATACCGCCGGCCAAGGTGGCGCAGATGCGGGAGCAGGTCATCCGGCTCATACCCACCGTCATGTACAGGGACCCGGCGGCCAAAGGCGTCACGCTCAAAGACGCCTTCGACATCGCCGTCGATGCAGTCATCCGCCGGGTGGACAAGCGCCGGCAGGCCGCGGCGGAGGGCCGGGAGTACCAGGATAGCTTCGACGGAGGCAATAGCTGGAAGCACGACTTGCAAGAGAATGGAGACAAGGATATAGGCCCACACGAGTTTGATCCCTACTTTTAG